The Bacteroidota bacterium genome contains the following window.
TTTATTGGCCGGCATGGGGTATCAATAATATTGGATATATGGTAATCGGTAAAGGATATCAAGCAAAAATGATAAATTCTGCACAACTTAATATAGATGGAATTGCAGCCGTACCCGAAACTACAGGAATAACCATAAACACAGGATGGGGAATTATTGGATATTTGCGTCAATCCTCTGCCTCAATTGTCGATATGTTGAGCACAATAGTATCTGATGTTGAAATAGTAAAAAATGAAATTGGCGGTGTATATTGGCCGGTTTGGAATGTAAACGGAATTGGAAATATGGTCCCCGGAAAAGGTTACCAAATAAAAATGAACAACTCGGCAACTTTATTTTATCCATCAAATACAGCAAATGTTGCGAAAGCAAATTTTAGCAAACCATTACTCCAAGAATATAATAGTTTTCTCTATAGTGGAGAAAATATGACACTTGGAATTCCTCTTTCAGCTTGGGAAATCAGACCAGAAAATGGCGATGAAATTGGGGTATTTAACCAAAACGAAGAACTAATTGGAGCTTCAGTTTTCGATGGACAAAATATGGCAATTGCAATTTGGGGAGACGATTTTTCAACTAAAGAAATTTCTGAAAATATTTCTGAAAACCAAGAATTTACAATTAAAATTTGGAATAAAATTAACACTACAGAAAATAGAATAAATATAAATTCATGGCTCGAAGGAAACAATCTTTACTCAAAAGATGCGATAAGCATAGTTTCTAAACTTTCGTTTGAAAACAAAACAACTTTATTACAAAATACTCCTAATCCGTTTTCAGATTTTACAGAAATCCCATTTTATATTTCTGAAAAAACTAATGTGAAATTGTGTGTGTACAATTTGTTTGGTGAAATGATTTATGAACTAGCCAATACTGAATTTTCAGCAGGCAATCATTCAATCAAATTCAATTCTAACAATTTAAGTTCCGGCACCTATATATATAGCTTGTCTGCCAATGAAGCAAATCAATCGAAATATTTTACAATTGCAAAATAATTAGAAATCCTATTTATAAAAAAAAGCCTCAATCGAAAAACAGATTGGGGCTTTTTTTTGTTACAGATTTTTTTTTCTGTAATATAATATTAAAACAATTCCATGCCATCAAGAATTTTCATTACACCCTTTACAGAATTTGAAGAATCGGTCAATAGTTTCTTTTCATCATTATTAAGCTGAATTTCAATAATTTCCTCAATTCCGTTTGCACCAAGTTTGACAGGAACTCCAAGAAAAACATCTGATAAATTGTATTCACCATTAAGTTTTGCACAACAAGGGAAAATTCTTTTTTGGTCGTCAACAATTGCTTCAACCATTTGAGCAGCCGCTGCCCCGGGAGCATACCATGCTGAAGTTCCCATAAGGTTTACAAGTTCACCACCACCTTTTTTGGTTCTATCAACAATTTTGTTGATTTCGTCTTCTCCCATCAATTCACAAATTGGAATTCCATTCACAGAAGTATATCTTGGCAATGGAACCATAGTATCGCCATGTCCACCCATAAGCAATGCATGAACATCTTTTGGAGAAACACATAGTGCTTCAGCTATAAACGCTCTGTATCGTCCTGTATCAAGAATTCCTGCCATTCCAAAAACTTTGCTTGACGATTTGTTTGCTGCTTGATATGCTGCATAAGTCATTACATCTAACGGATTTGATACAACAATGATGATTGCATCAGGAGAATATTTTACAACTTTTTCGGTTACGTCTTTAACAATATTAGCGTTGGTTTTTATCAAATCGTCTCTCGACATTCCCGGTTTTCTCGGCACA
Protein-coding sequences here:
- the mdh gene encoding malate dehydrogenase — its product is MKKITVIGAGNVGATCANVIAHKELAHEVVLVDIKEGVAEGKALDIWQTSSINNFNSRVVGSTNDYLKTKGSGVVVITSGVPRKPGMSRDDLIKTNANIVKDVTEKVVKYSPDAIIIVVSNPLDVMTYAAYQAANKSSSKVFGMAGILDTGRYRAFIAEALCVSPKDVHALLMGGHGDTMVPLPRYTSVNGIPICELMGEDEINKIVDRTKKGGGELVNLMGTSAWYAPGAAAAQMVEAIVDDQKRIFPCCAKLNGEYNLSDVFLGVPVKLGANGIEEIIEIQLNNDEKKLLTDSSNSVKGVMKILDGMELF